From Halorussus lipolyticus:
CCTGCGTGCCGTACTCGTCCTGCCAGTCGGCGGTCCGGGCAAACAGCGTCAGGACCCGACTCGCGGTCTCGCCGAGGTCGTCAGCGTCCGCGGCCGCTTCCACGTCGATGATGGCGTCGTCCTGCAAGATGGCCTCGGTCAGGGTCTCGACGCGCTCGTCTTCGTCCATCTCGGCGTAGTCGATGCCCTCCCGAGCGAGGGCCTCGCCGACCGCCTCGGTGTGGTTCTGCTGGTGGTCGCGCAAGTCGAGACTCGCCAACGAGAGGCCGAACGTCTCGACCCGTCGCCGGAAGGGGTCCACGTCGTTCTCGGCGACGACTTCCGCGCCGTTCTCCCGGAGGCTTTCGGCGATGGCGTCCACGTCGGCCAGCAGTTCGTCGGCGTCCTCGTACTCGCCGGGCCGCACGTCGCCGATTCGGTCCAGACGCTCGCGCATCAACTTGAGTTTCTGGCGGTAGGGTTCGTCGGGGTAGCGTTCTTCGGCCTCGTCGGCGACCTTCGGCAGTCGCTCGCGGTCGGCCTCGATTCGTTCCCGGAGGCCGTCGCCGACCGCGATGGCCCGGTCGCTCTGGCTCAGGACGCCCGAGAGGCGCTTGCACTCGTCGCGGTACCGCGCGACCACCACCTCTCGCTGGCGGTCCAGCGTCTCGGCCGTGACTTCGGGGGTGACGAAGGGGTTGCCGTCCCGGTCGCTCCCGGCCCACGACCGGAACTCGAACAGTTTGGGGACCGAAACCTCGCCGAACTCGTCGCCGAGTTCGCGCTCCAGTTCGTCGTACACCTCGCCCACAACGTCGAACAGCGTGTTTTCGAGGTACCACTGGACGTTGAGCGCCTCGTCGGTGACCTCGGGCCGCCGGTCCCGGACTTGCGGGGTCTGCCAGAGGCTGGTGACCTCGGCTTCGAGGTCGCGCTCGACGGCGGCCTCCTCGCGGTCGGTGAGTCGGCGCTCGTCCAGCGTTTCGAGGGCTTGCGCCACCGACCGGAGTTTGGCCTTGACCGTCTTCCGGCGGGCCTCGGTCGGGTGGGCGGTGAAGGTGGGTTCGACCAGCACGTCGTCTAAGACCTGCTGGATTTCGGCTTCGTCGGCGTCCTCGTCGGCCAGCACCTCGGCGGCCTCGGCCACGCTGTCGGCCAGCGTCCCCGCTTGGCTTCCCTCCCGGACCGCCCGGACTCGCTCGCGCTCCTCGGCGAGATTGATGAGTTCGAAGTAGGTCGCAAAGGCGCGGGCCACCACCCCGGCGCGCTCCGGCGGCAGGTCGGCGAGTTCCGACCGGAGGAGGTCCCGACTGTCGGCGTCTCCTCGGCGGTAGTCGATGGAATCGGTCCGGACCGACTCGACTAACTCGAAGGCCTCGGCCGAGGTCTGGTCGGCCAGCACGTCCCCCAAGAGCGCGCCGAGTTCCCGCACGTCCTGTCGCACGTCTCTGTCGTGGAGTCGCATACCACACTACTTCGTGGTGACGAGGCTAAAACGTCGGGAACGTGTGAAAATTGCCAC
This genomic window contains:
- the ppc gene encoding phosphoenolpyruvate carboxylase; the protein is MRLHDRDVRQDVRELGALLGDVLADQTSAEAFELVESVRTDSIDYRRGDADSRDLLRSELADLPPERAGVVARAFATYFELINLAEERERVRAVREGSQAGTLADSVAEAAEVLADEDADEAEIQQVLDDVLVEPTFTAHPTEARRKTVKAKLRSVAQALETLDERRLTDREEAAVERDLEAEVTSLWQTPQVRDRRPEVTDEALNVQWYLENTLFDVVGEVYDELERELGDEFGEVSVPKLFEFRSWAGSDRDGNPFVTPEVTAETLDRQREVVVARYRDECKRLSGVLSQSDRAIAVGDGLRERIEADRERLPKVADEAEERYPDEPYRQKLKLMRERLDRIGDVRPGEYEDADELLADVDAIAESLRENGAEVVAENDVDPFRRRVETFGLSLASLDLRDHQQNHTEAVGEALAREGIDYAEMDEDERVETLTEAILQDDAIIDVEAAADADDLGETASRVLTLFARTADWQDEYGTQAIDTYCISMTEEPSHVLEVLFLADQAGVVDLPGYSGLDVVPLLETESALSGARRIMGTLFENDAYAAVVEARKGTQEIMLGYSDSNKENGFLAANWSLYRNQKRLAEICDDHDVRLRLFHGRGGSISRGGGPMNDALLALPNETITGEVKFTEQGEAIAEKYANPKIAERNLEQMLNAQLRARHEAIREPIEEVPDEWAEAMETAADSAREAYRGLLETEGFVSYFEQATPIEVIEELNLGSRPASRSGERTVEDLRAIPWVFSWTQARAILPGWYSLAEGLDAYLDAGGDVETLSAMYDEWPFFRTTLDNAALALARTDLEIAAEYAQLAPEDLREEFFPRIEDEYDRAVELVGEITGREGLLRRDWLEESLERRNPYVDPLNLLQVKLLAQSHRIPEEDRTLRLTVKGIAAGMKNTG